One Cryptomeria japonica chromosome 9, Sugi_1.0, whole genome shotgun sequence genomic window carries:
- the LOC131051288 gene encoding uncharacterized protein LOC131051288, with protein MNPSAFETQFFEQSLLKCNVIWNGDAHQSTSSGEMVSDTGEAKCKGKSKGQWTPAEDSLLLHMVEKYGQQQWARIATNLPGRRGKQCRERWQNHLRPDIKREEWSLEEECLLVKLHKQFGNKWAQIARRLPGRPENAIKNHWNATLRSKNRRKPRKVGESPSVLHDYIQRIHPLHHPTTLSPPTTSQDGDELQRMFINIYDDYVCQTEIASPTEDGSRDLLQDVVGMTLQQNHHQNNNNNNNNHDHHPHHLIHHHPHHLAHHHNHHHPHHIASPPLTSLQSNFSSPHLGHDIDLFELVSASVMS; from the exons ATGAATCCCTCTGCATTTGAAACTCAATTCTTTGAGCAATCTTTGCTCAAGTGTAATGTGATTTGGAATGGTGATGCCCATCAATCCACAAGCTCAGGAGAAATGGTTTCAGATACAGGAGAAGCCAAATGCAAAGGGAAAAGCAAGGGGCAATGGACGCCGGCTGAAGACAG TTTATTACTTCATATGGTGGAGAAATATGGGCAGCAGCAGTGGGCAAGGATAGCGACTAATCTACCAGGTCGCAGAGGTAAACAATGCCGGGAGAGGTGGCAGAATCATCTCAGACCAGATATCAAG AGGGAGGAGTGGAGTTTGGAAGAAGAATGCCTACTGGTAAAACTACACAAGCAGTTTGGAAACAAGTGGGCTCAAATTGCAAGGCGGCTTCCAGGGCGCCCAGAAAATGCCATCAAGAACCACTGGAATGCAACTCTCCGCAGCAAGAACCGCCGCAAGCCTCGGAAGGTGGGTGAAAGCCCTTCTGTTCTACATGATTATATTCAGCGGATCCATCCCCTCCACCACCCCACCACTCTTTCTCCACCAACAACCAGCCAGGATGGGGATGAGCTTCAGAGGATGTTCATCAATATTTATGATGATTATGTTTGTCAAACAGAAATAGCATCACCAACAGAAGATGGCTCTCGTGATCTTTTACAGGATGTGGTCGGAATGACACTTCAACAGAACCACcaccaaaacaacaacaataacaacaacaaccacgACCACCACCCCCACCACCTCATTCACCACCACCCCCACCACCTCGCTCACCatcacaaccaccaccaccctCACCACATTGCCTCTCCTCCCCTCACCTCACTCCAATCTAACTTCTCTTCACCTCATCTAGGccatgacattgatctttttgaATTGGTTTCTGCATCAGTAATGTCTTAA